Proteins from a genomic interval of Trifolium pratense cultivar HEN17-A07 linkage group LG6, ARS_RC_1.1, whole genome shotgun sequence:
- the LOC123888210 gene encoding stress response protein NST1 isoform X2 → MTKKDNKRNDKHDEKKELMIAKKNKKRNVSRLGGSGRSLNVSANAKSNNNQYNPALIKKQRELYKNAKNVNKYKKMLKRQNLQNEEELMLQPKPQNVDLSENLNETEGDKDKNERRKPRKKDSAFSLEELYKKKHEEKEKERMEREAIFKEKKEQREKAEARRKTLREQMFKKTRKGQPVMKYRIEHLLETIQGSVGNKS, encoded by the exons ATGACGAAAAAGGACAATAAACGCAACGATAAACACGACGAGAAAAAGGAGCTAATGATTGcgaagaagaataagaagagaAACGTTTCGAGATTGGGTGGAAGTGGCCGTTCGCTTAATGTTTCCGCTAATGCAAAATCCAATAACAATCAATACAACCCAGCTCTCATAA agAAGCAAAGGGAGTTATACAAGAACGCTAAGAATGTGAATAAGTATAAGAAGATGCTAAAGCGACAAAACCTGCAGAATG AGGAGGAGCTGATGTTGCAGCCCAAGCCTCAGAACGTTGATCTATCTGAG AATTTGAATGAAACTGAAGGTGACAAGGACAAGAATGAGAGGAGGAAGCCGAGGAAGAAGGATAGTGCTTTTAGTTTGGAAGAATTATacaagaagaagcatgaagaaaaagagaaagaaagaatggAGAGGGAAGCAATTTTCAAGGAAAAGAAGGAACAAAGAGAAAAAGCTGAAGCTCGGAGAAAAACTTTGCGCGAACAAATGTTTAAGAAGACACGAAAAGGGCAGCCTGTTATGAAATATAGAATTGAACATCTTTTGGAGACTATTCAAGGCTCAGTTGGCAACAAATCCTGA
- the LOC123888210 gene encoding DNA ligase 1 isoform X1, with product MTKKDNKRNDKHDEKKELMIAKKNKKRNVSRLGGSGRSLNVSANAKSNNNQYNPALIKKQRELYKNAKNVNKYKKMLKRQNLQNDPLVAQRHIEEELMLQPKPQNVDLSENLNETEGDKDKNERRKPRKKDSAFSLEELYKKKHEEKEKERMEREAIFKEKKEQREKAEARRKTLREQMFKKTRKGQPVMKYRIEHLLETIQGSVGNKS from the exons ATGACGAAAAAGGACAATAAACGCAACGATAAACACGACGAGAAAAAGGAGCTAATGATTGcgaagaagaataagaagagaAACGTTTCGAGATTGGGTGGAAGTGGCCGTTCGCTTAATGTTTCCGCTAATGCAAAATCCAATAACAATCAATACAACCCAGCTCTCATAA agAAGCAAAGGGAGTTATACAAGAACGCTAAGAATGTGAATAAGTATAAGAAGATGCTAAAGCGACAAAACCTGCAGAATGATCCCTTGGTGGCCCAAAGGCATATCGAG GAGGAGCTGATGTTGCAGCCCAAGCCTCAGAACGTTGATCTATCTGAG AATTTGAATGAAACTGAAGGTGACAAGGACAAGAATGAGAGGAGGAAGCCGAGGAAGAAGGATAGTGCTTTTAGTTTGGAAGAATTATacaagaagaagcatgaagaaaaagagaaagaaagaatggAGAGGGAAGCAATTTTCAAGGAAAAGAAGGAACAAAGAGAAAAAGCTGAAGCTCGGAGAAAAACTTTGCGCGAACAAATGTTTAAGAAGACACGAAAAGGGCAGCCTGTTATGAAATATAGAATTGAACATCTTTTGGAGACTATTCAAGGCTCAGTTGGCAACAAATCCTGA